DNA from Megalops cyprinoides isolate fMegCyp1 chromosome 14, fMegCyp1.pri, whole genome shotgun sequence:
GGACTATTTTGTTAATCAGCACCAGAGGGCGCCTGAATTCCACATTACATCCTGATGTGGCTGGAGAGACGATTCGCCTGTGGatgtttgtgtctgagtgtctgaaTGGTGCATGGTGATTTGCTGAGATCTTTGAGCTCAGCAGTTGCACGGGCTTGCCTGTCCAGCCAGTGCTGTCCAAAGTGTTTTATTTGGGGTGGAGTCATGGGACAGCTGCAGGAATTTCACtccatttcattgtttttctgtctctgccttcGTCAAACAGTTGGTGTTTTCAGACACTGAAATGTACATTCCAACTTTCTGCTGTCTTTAACACATTTCACCTGTTTAAACTGCCATTTTAGGCATTTAGCACATCATCAGATCTGAGCCAGCCTGAGCTGGTACTACATTCATTGACTTGTTATGTAATTCTGTGCTTTTTATATGTAGTTTGTTATTAACTGGGTGCACAGTGCTTCATAAAAGCTATCCAGTATAAATTAATATGACCATATCTTTTTGGAAGGTGGATTTCATAGCCACAGTGTAGTGAGAACAGAAGAGAGTAAATCATACTAACTACTGTTCAGCCTGTTTGTAGCATGTGTAATTACTTATGGGTAAGAGCTGATATATACAGACGCATTGGTATGTGTGAACAGTCAGTATACATACACAGGAATCAAGGCCACTTAGGGTAAAGTGGGACCTTTCAACCTTACTGGCACTGTTTGGTATAGAATTTGGCTatataaaaactaaaactaaaagcACCACAAAACCATAAGATCACCACTCTCACTAAAAGAGTGCAGTACGTTTCAACATAAGCAGGTCTTccactgggcagcagtgtggtgtagcaggaaggagcagggtttgtaactgaaagcttgctggtttgattacAATAATGTAGCGTAATGTTGCGTACACTGAAATTTTGACTGTATCCATATGTGGTTGTTAGGAGCAGGATATTCTGACTGTCTTACTGGCTCCATATTGAAACTGTGAGTGCTaaaggaagagtgtgtgtgtgtgtgtccctgtcagGATTCTGCAGCAGGAGAAGAGGAATGTGCTCCTGAGGCAGCTGGAAGAGGCCACACGCATCACCACCTACCTGCACTCCCAGCTGAAGAGGTGAGCTGTGGAGCCCAGCCACACACGGCTGTATTcctgtttcatatttatatcaTATGTGTCTGAATGAAGTATATGAAATGTATATACTATCGCAATACAGTATTGCATATTGATATCTatgtgaaatgtacagtattaaatGTACAGTGGGGCAGTGTGGTGAGATCTGTATGGAGGCGTGTGGCTTTTTGTGTGGTGGTGCGTTTGACGGCCTGTtgcctgctgtctctccctgcctctcagcCTGTCGGCCAGTAATCTGACCATGTCGTCGGGCAGCAGCCGCGGCTCCCTGGCCTCCAGCCGCGGGTCCCTGGCGTCCTCCCGCGGCTCCCTCAGCTCGGTGAGCTTCAGCGACATCTACGGGCCGCCCCAGTACGAGCGGCCCGAAGCCGGCGGCGAGCTGGACCCCCACCTGCGCTTCCTGCTGCCTCCGGAGGCGCTGTCGCGGAGCGCGGCGGCGTGCGGAGGTGGGGTCGGGGGCGGGGTCGGGGGCGGCGACCTCCTGGCGCTGGGCAAGGCCAAGCGCTCGCAGGACACGCCGCAGTCGCTGGCGTCGCTCTCCTCCCGCTCCTCGCTCTCCTCGCTCTCGCCCCCGAGCTCGCCCATGGACACGCCCTACCACTCCGCCCCCCAGGACTGCCCCCTCGCCCAGATGACCGAGGAGTACATGGAGCTGGCCGGCCGGGGCCCCGCCCACAACCACGCCCACACCTCCGTGCCCGGCGACGCCGCTGCCGCCGCTCACCCAGCTGACAGCAAGAGCCACAGGGACGGCGCCCCCCAGGGGATACTCACCACGACAGGCGAGTGGAACCGCTGTCGCCCAGTGAAGAACGATGTCGATAACATCGGTGACGCTGGTCGTTCCTAACTGCTCTTTGTGTCTTTgggtctgtatgtctgtgtgtgtgtccgtgcagGAGTGACCCTTCGCTGTAACAGCGCGAACAGGTCTGGCCGAAGGGCCCGGAGAGTTTCAGCAGGTCTGTCTGACGACGCTCTGGCAACCGACAGCGGGGTCTTTGAAGCCTGGAGCAAGAGGTGAGTGCAGGCCAAAACTCAGCCTTCAGCTGGCTCTCCTTAAAGGGGAACTCTTTCATACATTCTGCGATTCCTGTCTAGCACTTCTAGGCATGTTTGGGAATTCTAGACTGTGTTCTATAAGCCTAgaaccccaaccctgacccatTGGCCATGCTAGATGGCCTGTCTGTATGCCAGAGCTATCCATTAGAGTTAGTGGTGGGGGTATTACATAAAcgtaatgtttaaaaatgttgttattGGTAGCTGGAGCCCAGAAATCGTTTTAATTATGATCTTTTAAATACTCCCCTGCTCCCTGCTTTCTCAGATTAAGGTGGACTCACTGGCTACACACTGGatgagtgtgtatttgtaaacCATATTTGCTAACATGTCCACAAGAGGGCCAGAGACACCAAGAAATCTAAATTTCAGCTTCGCTCATATAGCAGTGACAAAGCAACAGGATATGGAGGAAACTGATCCTCCTTTTTTAGTGAATGGATATGGTCATTATTTCATCATAAAATTTCCTAAACCTCCCCATTCCAGAGTGCTGATGGGTCTCATAGCCTTAccagtaaatattcagtacATTTTGCAAGCTCCTCTCTACGTGGTGCGGTTAGACAGTAGTCTGAAAGAAACACGCGGAggattgaagctgttctgagcTGGGTCATGGGCATCTCTTAGTTTATTTCTCTGGGATTTTCCAAATGCTTTTTCATGTTGCTCATATTAATGTGGTAGGCCAGTTCTTGATTGCATAGTTTCCAACCCACCTTTCTCTTACATTGAACTGTCCAGACTGCTTCTAGAACTACCCAGATCTGTTTATGCACAAACCACTGTACTGCTGAAAAGTGCCTGAGCACTGCTCCATTGTTTTGTCTATTATTTCTTTCAAGTGATTCTCAACATTTTCTGTCCTTGTTCTGTAACTGGCCAGCCTAACACATTATGTGGCTGCCCTCGATTGGAGCCTGTTAGATGCCACCATAATGGCGTCTGGAAATATCCAAAGTTGTGCTGTAAGTCTTACAGGACACATTGTCCACTGATGCGATTGTCAGTGAGTAGACACTGAGTAAAAAACAAGGCTCACTTGTCCTCCATTGCCAAGCATCATATCTGGTGTCATTAGTTGTTACAATCTCATGCTTTTCATCCTTTCCACTGAACAATGAGCTCAATTACCATGCACAGACTGCACATTGAATCACTTGCGATAAGTTTCTTCGCATGGTTTTTGTGTCTAGGAGGAGCTGGCAGAAaaatctgctttttatttttatttatagttttgtATTTCTGCGCTGGCTCTAAAGTGAAGCTCTTGCTGACAGAAAGCTTGTGTTGGATGGTAGacaggaggagggtgaggatCTTATATCTCAGGTTCCGAGCTTATAGGAAATGGTTCAGAATGCTCAGTCCTGAATGTGAGTGCTTGTTGCATATCATGAATCTCAATTTACCGTATTGCAGTTACACTGTAGTTTCTTGAAGATTGACACCATCTAATGCCCAGAAAGATGAACTACAAGTCCTGACCTGGAGTGGATTGTTGGGGTTCTCTTGATATCATTCATGTgatcattaaaaatgtgcaatgcACGTCATTTAAATAAGTGTTTCCAAATGTTCTTCTATTATTTATAGCCTCCCTTTCTGATGTAAATTTGAgagcctctctccctcaatccttccctccctccctccctctctccctccttcctacAGCAGGGCGGAGGACATTGAGGAGGTCCAGTATCCCAGTGATGTAACTACAGCAGAGCCAGCTCTGATGCAGTTGGGGCTCCTGTAAGTCTTGTTCCTACTCCTGTGcatcactctctcacactctatCCCCCTGTATGCACTGAGGCCATATgtgtcctctcctgtctgtccgTTTCAGTCACGACGCCAGCAGCGAGTGTCtcctgctgcacctgctgcagctgaacaaCTTCAACACGGCCGCCGTGAGAGACGGACACACAGTGTAAGCCCGAGTCCCCgcccccctgcacccccagcGTTTAACAGACCCCCCCATGGCCTCATTCAGGTGGAGAGCCCTCCTTGTTGAATGCCCGCCCTGCGCTTACCTTTGTGTGCAGGTACGTGAAGGTGCACCTGCTGCCGGTGGAGGCGGGCCGCCCCTGCGCCTGCTACTGCTGCAAGGCCCAGGAGCCGCAGGCCCAGATCACCTTCAACGAGGGCTTCCgcatccccctcccctccgccgCACTGGGCCTGCGCATGCTGCAGCTGTCCGTCTGCGCAGCCGGGCCGCAGAcgcaggaggagctgctggtggGTGGAACCGTCTGCGCAGACCTCCTGAAAATGAGAACAGTCCCTGGCAGTGGATGCATGAGGGTTTCGCCCGTCTTAGCGAAGATGGACAACAAGTGGTTCTGATAAATGAATGGGCACAAGTCTGTGTGCCATGGTAATGTCACTAATGCTCCTGGAAATGCGAATCACAAAATGGGATTTACAGGAGTTATTGACTCACTGCTAGACTCTTCTGTTCATAAGAGCCGCTGTACACTTCCATTTCCTGTAGCATCTATCTACCTCAGGAGGTGAAAGCGTTAGTTCTGAAAATTCTGTGAAAGCTAATGTAATGGaagctcactgtgtgtgtgtgtgtgtgtgtttgtgtgtgtgtgtgtgtgtgtgtgtgtgtctagggTGTGGCTCAGGTGGGGCTGGCTGAGTGTGAGGGCTGTACAGAAATGGCCTTCCAGTGGCACAGGGTCCAGATGCTGGGCGGGGCAGAGCTGCACAGGACTGATCCAGGCCGGCTCCAGGAGGGCAGCCTGCCCACACTACCCGACAGCGTAGAGGAAGACATCAAGGTACTGTGAGTACTGCGGAGCTGCCTGGAGGCGAGGCTCAGCTGCCTGGAGGCAGGGCTCAGAATTGCCGTGTGGCGGGTTTAGACATTTATTGTACCTTTTTGTGATGATCCATCTGCCTTTCCTATGACAGTCAATTATTACTTGAAACTCACTGGTATTTTGACATTTCATATATAGATCTGATCTGCTGATGGCATGAGCTGTTGAAATGAGCCCTTTGAGTATCAAAATGTTTACTACATGCgtcatggttttgtttttttgtggaaatgagTGATGCATACATGGTTGACTTTGGCTGTTGATTAAAcctttttttgctgtcagtTTGATTTACTCGATCAGTCATGACTCAATGTGAGCAGTTATTGCATAAGCACTACCTCACCCTGTTTATCAGAGGTATGACTGGTCTCAGGGCAGTTTAACCTGTAAAATACCAAACCCTGCTTGTGCCGGTCGGTATGTCGAAGGCTGGACCGTTTTTAGTGTTGACGCTCAGCATAGAAACCCAAAGTACTGGTTTAACCTCTTGGGCGATCTTCACCAACCATGGCTCATTTCGCATAATTGCAGGCTGGAAGCAAGCTTCAGGCTGTTTGCTTGAAAGATCAGAGGTATGTGAACCGGAGACACCCTGGGTGTGTAacagcctctctccccccccccagcaggacTCTGTTGCTcctgcagagctggagagaggagtgCTGGAGCTCAGCGAGGAGgacctgcaggagctggagaggaaggaggagcagGGCGAGGCGGTGTCAGAGAGGTACCACTTCCCCAGGCTCACCCCAACACTAAAACCACCTTTATTCATAATAGTTACATAGTTACTGTTCAgatgttttcctcttttctttctaaTGTTAATTTCCTGTTATAAGCACCAGCAAAGGTGTGGTGATAGGTGTTTTAAGCTTTCAGCTCACAGTTTTTAGATTAgatttagattagattcaacttcATCGTCATTGTTCAGAGCACAGGTGcagagccaatgaaatgcagttagcatctaaccagaagtgcaaaaagCATATATAAATAGCAATCATAATAAATGGCAAATGGCATATAAAACTGTTCTATACAAACAGTGTGAGGTATAGGAAGTGAGGTAGGAGCAGTAAAATCTTAAGGGAGAAGTAAAATCTCCCTTTGGTTTGGGAAATGATGCAATTGGGACAGATAGGGACACAGTCTGCTTAGGATAGGGACACAGTCTGCTTAGGCATTAACGCTCGGACAACGACACGGTCGGCTTTGACAGTGACTTGGTCAGCTCGGACAGCGACGCGGTCGGCTCGGACAGTGATGCGGTCGGCTCGGACAGTGATGCGGTCGGCTCAGACAGAATCGCGGTCGGCTCGGACAGTGATGCGGTCGGCTCGGACAGTGATGCGGTCGGCTCAGACAGAGTCGCGGTCGGCTCAGACAGAATTGCGGTCGGCTCAGACAGAATCGCGGTCGGCTCAGACAGAGTCGCGGTTGGCTCAGACAGTGACGCGGTCGGCTCAGACAGTGGTGCAGTCAGCTCGGACAGCGGCTCGGACACTGATGCGGTCGGCTTGGACAGCGGCGTGGTCGGCTTGGACAGTGGCACGGTCAGCTCGGACAGTGACATTGTTGGCTCGGACAGTGGTGCGGTCGGCTCGGACAGTGACGCGGTCGGCTCGGGCAGTGACGCGGTCGGCTCGGACAGTGGCTCGGACAGTGGTCCGGTCGGCTCGGACAGTGGTCCGGTCGGCTCGGACAGTGGTCCGGTCGGCTCGGACAGTGACGCGGTCGGCTCGGACAGTGGTGCGGTCGGCTCGGACAGTGACACGGTCAGCTCGGACAGTGACGCGGTctctcctgcaggagctggCAGGCGGAGTCGGTAGACAGCGGCTGCAGCAACAGCACCGCGTTTGTGACGCCGTGTCCCGAGGGGCTGTGCATGGAGGGCATCTGCACCACCACAGAGGGACGCTGCAGCAAACCCCCTGTCATCAAGGTAACGGGATCCCCGAGAGGTCCACATTGACAGGCCCTCAGGAACATTCCAGCGCTGAAAATTCACACCAGGCAGCCCTCCGTGTTCACagcttccctctctgtttcaaGGCAACAGAAGCACCGCAACATCCAGCACtcttacatttgttttacacattACCTGCATTTTACTGTTactacataaatatatgtattaatcacttgtttgttgttcatttgaaaatatatttttgtatttaggAATGAGTCCCTTTTGCGTTTAAGTCTTCATATTTGCTGATTTTCCCATTTGCTGGGGGAGCTGTCAATTGAGTTACCCACAAATGCAAGCTATAGtccagctgtgttttccttAATGCCGCCTTACACACTTAAATCTGGAGTGTGTAAGGCGGCATTTTGTGGTGTAAACATGCATACAAGTTGGTTGTATGTCTGACAGAAGTGTAGAACTGGTGTGGCAGCACCTTGGTGCGTGAGTAACAGGGCTGTGTCTGGATAGGTGGACAAGGAGACCAACACGGAGGGGCCCTTCCTGGAGCCAATCACGGTGCGGCCGAAAGAGAGGGGCGGGCGCTGGGGACACGCCTCTCCCTTCGTCCGTAGCAGCACCATCGTGCGCTCCCAGACCTTCTCTCCTGGAGCACGGAGCCAGTATGTCTGCAGGGTCAGTACACACATGCCTGAAGTACCTACACACACCCTCAAACACATCAATATTATATGTACACACACCCTCGCACACAACTGGTATACACACCTTTACACACACCACTAATATATGTGAGCCAAGTCCTAAAAGCTTGATATTTCCAGGTTCAGTCAGTTCAAGTGTTCTCCATAAGACTGGATGAAATATGCATGATAAATAgtgcactttttatttttgtctttcagctgtACCGCAGTGACAGCGATAGTTCAACATTACCAAAAAAGTCCCCTTTCATCAGGAACACGTTGGAAAGGCGTACTCTGCGATATAAACAGGTaccatgcactgtgtgtgttgatAAAAAccctggggaggagagagaatcTTGGGTGCTCACACACATCAGTTCAGAAGAGCTTgatgtgtgcttctgtgtggtTGTGATAACTTGTTGATATGGTCATATTTGTGTCTGCGTTTCTCATAGTGATGTGTGCGGTTGTAGtaatgtgtgtggttgtgatAATATGtcactgtgttaatgtgtgtta
Protein-coding regions in this window:
- the wwc3 gene encoding protein WWC3 isoform X1; translation: MPWVSSSKRRESSELPLPAGWEEARDYDGRVFYIDHNTRQTSWIDPRDRITKPLTFADCVGDELPLGWEVVYDQQVGVYYIDHINKTTQIENPRTQWRQEQERMLKEYLVVAEEALNAKKEMYLIKQQRLELAQQEFLRFHELSEEDSRSLTSAFSGSTSNAKYDPDQIKAEIACRRERLSTLKQELAQVKQELHYKEMGVETLQEIDRKMSSSQASYKLDEAQAIFNELRSIKKSISTGERERQDLIQSLAKLTVSFQHTLCIGDPPQEGPGRLPCVTQGCRDTGCQTDIAGELGSQDSSQLVDKVRLNWQYEEAKKKVSSIQHQLAQMDSEGWPGRAEADRDRDCLQLLREKEALLQEITLLSQQQRPLESLLQLEEERRRLEEEVQRAHAAQSQGASQRILQQEKRNVLLRQLEEATRITTYLHSQLKSLSASNLTMSSGSSRGSLASSRGSLASSRGSLSSVSFSDIYGPPQYERPEAGGELDPHLRFLLPPEALSRSAAACGGGVGGGVGGGDLLALGKAKRSQDTPQSLASLSSRSSLSSLSPPSSPMDTPYHSAPQDCPLAQMTEEYMELAGRGPAHNHAHTSVPGDAAAAAHPADSKSHRDGAPQGILTTTGVTLRCNSANRSGRRARRVSAGLSDDALATDSGVFEAWSKSRAEDIEEVQYPSDVTTAEPALMQLGLLHDASSECLLLHLLQLNNFNTAAVRDGHTVYVKVHLLPVEAGRPCACYCCKAQEPQAQITFNEGFRIPLPSAALGLRMLQLSVCAAGPQTQEELLGVAQVGLAECEGCTEMAFQWHRVQMLGGAELHRTDPGRLQEGSLPTLPDSVEEDIKQDSVAPAELERGVLELSEEDLQELERKEEQGEAVSERSWQAESVDSGCSNSTAFVTPCPEGLCMEGICTTTEGRCSKPPVIKVDKETNTEGPFLEPITVRPKERGGRWGHASPFVRSSTIVRSQTFSPGARSQYVCRLYRSDSDSSTLPKKSPFIRNTLERRTLRYKQQSCRSSLVEQSTRTSLDLELDLQASRTRQRQLNEELSTLRELKLRLEDAQAREATELPLWALRDERFRSLLREAERQVPARGNPYTQHRDAGTTTRKHLHTAQRGRYQHKETPKHSTERQVPARGNPYTQHRETDTSTRKPLNTAQRDRYQHEETPKHSTERQVPA
- the wwc3 gene encoding protein WWC3 isoform X2, producing MPWVSSSKRRESSELPLPAGWEEARDYDGRVFYIDHNTRQTSWIDPRDRITKPLTFADCVGDELPLGWEVVYDQQVGVYYIDHINKTTQIENPRTQWRQEQERMLKEYLVVAEEALNAKKEMYLIKQQRLELAQQEFLRFHELSEEDSRSLTSAFSGSTSNAKYDPDQIKAEIACRRERLSTLKQELAQVKQELHYKEMGVETLQEIDRKMSSSQASYKLDEAQAIFNELRSIKKSISTGERERQDLIQSLAKLTVSFQHTLCIGDPPQEGPGRLPCVTQGCRDTGCQTDIAGELGSQDSSQLVDKVRLNWQYEEAKKKVSSIQHQLAQMDSEGWPGRAEADRDRDCLQLLREKEALLQEITLLSQQQRPLESLLQLEEERRRLEEEVQRAHAAQSQGASQRILQQEKRNVLLRQLEEATRITTYLHSQLKSLSASNLTMSSGSSRGSLASSRGSLASSRGSLSSVSFSDIYGPPQYERPEAGGELDPHLRFLLPPEALSRSAAACGGGVGGGVGGGDLLALGKAKRSQDTPQSLASLSSRSSLSSLSPPSSPMDTPYHSAPQDCPLAQMTEEYMELAGRGPAHNHAHTSVPGDAAAAAHPADSKSHRDGAPQGILTTTGVTLRCNSANRSGRRARRVSAGLSDDALATDSGVFEAWSKSRAEDIEEVQYPSDVTTAEPALMQLGLLHDASSECLLLHLLQLNNFNTAAVRDGHTVYVKVHLLPVEAGRPCACYCCKAQEPQAQITFNEGFRIPLPSAALGLRMLQLSVCAAGPQTQEELLGVAQVGLAECEGCTEMAFQWHRVQMLGGAELHRTDPGRLQEGSLPTLPDSVEEDIKDSVAPAELERGVLELSEEDLQELERKEEQGEAVSERSWQAESVDSGCSNSTAFVTPCPEGLCMEGICTTTEGRCSKPPVIKVDKETNTEGPFLEPITVRPKERGGRWGHASPFVRSSTIVRSQTFSPGARSQYVCRLYRSDSDSSTLPKKSPFIRNTLERRTLRYKQQSCRSSLVEQSTRTSLDLELDLQASRTRQRQLNEELSTLRELKLRLEDAQAREATELPLWALRDERFRSLLREAERQVPARGNPYTQHRDAGTTTRKHLHTAQRGRYQHKETPKHSTERQVPARGNPYTQHRETDTSTRKPLNTAQRDRYQHEETPKHSTERQVPA
- the wwc3 gene encoding protein WWC3 isoform X3 codes for the protein MPWVSSSKRRESSELPLPAGWEEARDYDGRVFYIDHNTRQTSWIDPRDRITKPLTFADCVGDELPLGWEVVYDQQVGVYYIDHINKTTQIENPRTQWRQEQERMLKEYLVVAEEALNAKKEMYLIKQQRLELAQQEFLRFHELSEEDSRSLTSAFSGSTSNAKYDPDQIKAEIACRRERLSTLKQELAQVKQELHYKEMGVETLQEIDRKMSSSQASYKLDEAQAIFNELRSIKKSISTGERERQDLIQSLAKLTVSFQHTLCIGDPPQEGPGRLPCVTQGCRDTGCQTDIAGELGSQDSSQLVDKVRLNWQYEEAKKKVSSIQHQLAQMDSEGWPGRAEADRDRDCLQLLREKEALLQEITLLSQQQRPLESLLQLEEERRRLEEEVQRAHAAQSQGASQRILQQEKRNVLLRQLEEATRITTYLHSQLKSLSASNLTMSSGSSRGSLASSRGSLASSRGSLSSVSFSDIYGPPQYERPEAGGELDPHLRFLLPPEALSRSAAACGGGVGGGVGGGDLLALGKAKRSQDTPQSLASLSSRSSLSSLSPPSSPMDTPYHSAPQDCPLAQMTEEYMELAGRGPAHNHAHTSVPGDAAAAAHPADSKSHRDGAPQGILTTTGVTLRCNSANRSGRRARRVSAGLSDDALATDSGVFEAWSKSRAEDIEEVQYPSDVTTAEPALMQLGLLHDASSECLLLHLLQLNNFNTAAVRDGHTVYVKVHLLPVEAGRPCACYCCKAQEPQAQITFNEGFRIPLPSAALGLRMLQLSVCAAGPQTQEELLGVAQVGLAECEGCTEMAFQWHRVQMLGGAELHRTDPGRLQEGSLPTLPDSVEEDIKQDSVAPAELERGVLELSEEDLQELERKEEQGEAVSERSWQAESVDSGCSNSTAFVTPCPEGLCMEGICTTTEGRCSKPPVIKVDKETNTEGPFLEPITVRPKERGGRWGHASPFVRSSTIVRSQTFSPGARSQYVCRLYRSDSDSSTLPKKSPFIRNTLERRTLRYKQQSCRSSLVEQSTRTSLDLELDLQASRTRQRQLNEELSTLRELKLRLEDAQAREATELPLWALRDERFRSLLREAERQARQSTQELRQEEAAERRLRKASKEILQLRGQSQKEPLPVQTFREKMAFFTRPRFNIPPLPADDV